One Paenarthrobacter aurescens TC1 DNA window includes the following coding sequences:
- a CDS encoding putative ABC-type dipeptide/oligopeptide transport systems, permease components (identified by match to protein family HMM PF00528) yields MVTILRLLGRRLAALPLMILGITLLVFLVLQAAPGDQASSALGDGASEEAKQQYRQENGLNDSLVLQYFRFLGKLLQFDLGVTTPPAKSVASMIGSAFPLTLQLTFLGVLIAIVLSLAFGILGALYRDKWQDQLVRVFSIAAIATPSFWLGILLIQWFALGANPMFPSGGIATPESGFGGWLNSMALPALALGIPVSASLIRVVRTSMVEELDRDYVRTAIGNGVPYREVVSKNVLRNALVTPVTVLGLRVGYLLGGAVVIEMIFALPGMGQLILNGITNLDVNLVQGVVLTISVTFVLVNIVVDLLYLLINPRIRTV; encoded by the coding sequence TTGGTCACGATATTGCGTCTGCTTGGCCGCAGGCTTGCAGCATTGCCATTGATGATCCTGGGCATCACGTTGCTCGTCTTCCTCGTTCTGCAGGCCGCCCCCGGCGACCAGGCCAGCTCCGCCCTCGGCGACGGTGCCAGCGAAGAAGCGAAACAGCAGTACCGCCAGGAAAATGGCCTCAACGATTCCCTGGTCCTGCAGTACTTCCGATTCCTCGGCAAGCTCCTGCAGTTCGACCTCGGCGTCACCACCCCGCCGGCCAAATCGGTGGCTTCCATGATCGGCTCGGCGTTCCCCCTGACGCTGCAGCTCACCTTCCTGGGCGTGCTTATCGCGATAGTGCTCTCGCTCGCGTTCGGCATCCTCGGCGCCCTGTACCGCGATAAATGGCAGGACCAGCTGGTCCGAGTCTTCTCCATCGCCGCGATCGCCACGCCGTCGTTTTGGCTGGGCATCCTCCTCATCCAGTGGTTCGCTCTCGGTGCCAACCCGATGTTCCCCTCAGGCGGAATTGCGACGCCGGAATCCGGTTTCGGCGGTTGGCTCAACTCGATGGCCCTCCCGGCTTTGGCGCTCGGCATCCCTGTGTCAGCGTCGCTGATCCGAGTGGTCCGTACGTCGATGGTGGAAGAACTGGACCGGGACTACGTCCGTACAGCCATCGGCAACGGTGTCCCCTACCGCGAGGTGGTCTCCAAGAACGTCCTCCGCAACGCCCTCGTCACCCCGGTGACCGTGCTGGGACTGCGCGTCGGCTACTTGCTGGGCGGCGCCGTCGTGATTGAAATGATCTTCGCCCTGCCCGGTATGGGACAACTGATCCTCAACGGCATCACCAACCTGGACGTCAACCTGGTCCAGGGCGTGGTGCTCACCATCTCCGTCACCTTCGTTCTGGTGAACATCGTGGTGGACCTTCTCTACCTGCTCATCAACCCCCGAATCAGGACGGTATAG
- a CDS encoding putative bacterial extracellular solute-binding protein, family 5 (identified by match to protein family HMM PF00496; match to protein family HMM TIGR01409), giving the protein MTALTVSIRASDVLHPITHETRMVRHPMSKTIQSLPLVNDASRRNFLKLSGAVGAAAAFTASLSACGGAASTTTGATTNTAAVNKDLIIEAGISYALSTGFDPLSSSGATPMAANLHIFEGLLELHPATRQPYNALAASDPKKVNDTTYQVTIREGAKFHDGSPVTTEDVAFSFTRVMDPANKSLFSQFIPFIQDVKPLDAKTVEFTLKYAFPGFGPRISVVKIVPKALATDLKAFDAAPVGSGPYKLVSAVKDDKIVFEAFADYNGPKPALAKGMTWLLLSDAAARVTAVQSGRVQAIEDVPYLDVDGLKSKVKVESVQSFGLLFLMFNCAKAPFDNKLVRQALHYGMDKEAIIKKALFGNAKAATSYFQEGHPDYVKAKNVYGFDTSKAEELLKQAGVTSLEFELLTTDTAWVKDVAPLILESWNKIPGVKVTVKSLQSGALYSDRVGKGDFSVVAAPGDPSVFGNDADLLLSWFYSGATWMDKRAFWTTPERTKLQELMNKGSQASGDAAKKIVGEIVDMVSDEVPLYPVFHRQLPSAWDEKKLNGFQPLPTTGLSFIDVGRTA; this is encoded by the coding sequence GTGACCGCCCTTACAGTTTCCATACGAGCATCGGACGTCCTACATCCGATAACCCACGAAACGCGAATGGTGAGGCACCCTATGAGCAAGACGATCCAAAGCCTGCCGCTGGTCAACGACGCCAGCCGCCGGAACTTCCTGAAGCTAAGCGGCGCAGTTGGTGCAGCAGCCGCCTTCACGGCAAGCCTCTCTGCGTGCGGCGGCGCTGCCAGCACCACCACGGGCGCCACCACCAACACGGCGGCCGTCAACAAGGACCTCATCATCGAGGCAGGCATTTCCTACGCCCTGTCCACCGGCTTCGATCCCCTGAGCTCGTCCGGCGCCACACCGATGGCAGCCAACCTGCACATCTTCGAGGGCCTCCTTGAACTCCACCCGGCAACCCGCCAGCCCTACAACGCCCTCGCAGCGTCGGACCCCAAGAAGGTCAACGACACCACCTACCAGGTGACCATCCGCGAAGGTGCGAAGTTCCATGACGGCTCCCCCGTCACCACCGAAGACGTCGCTTTCTCCTTCACCCGGGTGATGGATCCGGCGAACAAGTCCCTGTTCTCCCAGTTCATTCCCTTCATCCAGGACGTCAAGCCTCTGGACGCGAAGACGGTGGAGTTCACCCTGAAGTACGCCTTCCCGGGCTTCGGGCCACGCATCTCCGTGGTGAAGATCGTTCCGAAGGCACTCGCCACCGATCTGAAGGCCTTCGACGCCGCGCCCGTCGGCTCCGGCCCCTACAAGCTCGTCTCAGCGGTCAAGGACGACAAGATCGTTTTTGAAGCTTTCGCCGATTACAACGGCCCCAAGCCTGCACTGGCCAAGGGTATGACCTGGCTGCTGCTGTCCGACGCAGCAGCCCGTGTTACCGCAGTCCAGTCCGGCCGCGTCCAAGCCATCGAAGACGTTCCCTACCTGGACGTGGACGGCCTGAAGTCCAAGGTCAAGGTTGAATCCGTCCAGTCGTTCGGCCTGCTGTTCCTCATGTTCAACTGCGCCAAGGCCCCGTTCGACAACAAGCTGGTCCGCCAAGCCCTGCATTACGGCATGGACAAGGAAGCCATCATTAAGAAGGCCCTGTTCGGCAACGCCAAGGCTGCCACGTCCTACTTCCAGGAAGGCCACCCGGACTACGTCAAGGCCAAGAATGTCTACGGCTTCGATACCTCCAAAGCCGAGGAGCTGCTAAAGCAGGCAGGCGTCACCAGCCTCGAATTCGAACTCCTCACCACGGACACCGCCTGGGTCAAGGATGTTGCACCGCTGATCCTCGAATCCTGGAACAAGATCCCCGGCGTCAAGGTCACCGTCAAGAGCCTCCAGTCCGGCGCCTTGTACAGCGACCGCGTGGGCAAGGGTGATTTCTCCGTGGTTGCTGCCCCCGGCGATCCCTCCGTTTTCGGTAACGACGCGGACCTCCTTTTGAGCTGGTTCTACTCGGGTGCGACCTGGATGGACAAGCGTGCCTTCTGGACCACGCCGGAGCGCACCAAGCTGCAGGAACTCATGAACAAGGGCTCGCAGGCTTCCGGTGACGCGGCCAAGAAGATCGTGGGCGAAATCGTGGACATGGTCTCAGACGAAGTTCCCCTGTACCCGGTCTTCCACCGCCAACTCCCCAGTGCCTGGGACGAGAAGAAACTTAACGGTTTCCAGCCCCTGCCCACCACCGGCCTGTCGTTCATCGACGTCGGACGAACTGCCTAA
- a CDS encoding transcriptional regulator, GntR-family (identified by match to protein family HMM PF00392; match to protein family HMM PF07729) — protein sequence MTTSGVVPQARFSAQARLRALQSDIMELILERELEAGDPLPTESELSVALGVGRNTLRESLKVLQALGVIEIRHGFGMFVAPSNFDALADGLTFRGRLSLRHQGLEALQLVDVRQALESGLIGSSIDVMTKEQLTSIEEAVKQMEELAAEGENFVAADAEFHRRLFEPLNNELLINLMGVFWKVYRKIHVEIGPGNEDLAKTAAMHRNIYAAVAAGDKVSASELLNRHFDGIRRRIGEAVGD from the coding sequence ATGACAACTTCCGGTGTAGTTCCGCAGGCGCGGTTCAGTGCACAGGCCCGGCTGCGTGCATTGCAGTCGGACATTATGGAATTGATCCTTGAGCGTGAGCTGGAGGCCGGCGATCCATTACCCACGGAGAGTGAGCTCTCTGTCGCCTTGGGCGTGGGGCGCAATACGCTCCGTGAATCCCTCAAGGTGCTTCAGGCGCTGGGCGTCATAGAGATCCGGCACGGGTTCGGCATGTTCGTGGCACCGAGCAACTTCGACGCCCTCGCGGACGGACTTACGTTCCGTGGCAGGCTCTCCCTGCGTCACCAAGGACTTGAAGCCTTGCAATTGGTGGATGTCCGCCAGGCGTTGGAGTCCGGACTGATTGGCTCCTCCATTGACGTCATGACCAAGGAGCAACTCACCTCCATCGAAGAAGCCGTGAAGCAGATGGAAGAGCTGGCCGCCGAGGGCGAGAACTTCGTTGCCGCCGATGCCGAGTTCCACCGCCGACTCTTCGAACCCCTGAACAACGAACTCCTGATCAACCTCATGGGGGTCTTCTGGAAGGTCTACCGGAAGATTCATGTGGAGATCGGCCCAGGCAACGAGGATCTGGCAAAAACCGCCGCCATGCACCGCAACATCTATGCTGCCGTTGCCGCCGGCGACAAAGTTTCTGCCTCAGAGTTGCTCAACCGACACTTCGACGGCATCCGGCGCCGCATCGGCGAGGCCGTGGGGGACTGA
- a CDS encoding phosphoenolpyruvate carboxykinase (identified by match to protein family HMM PF00821) → MGDLARLPLLEKAPTTHARLLAWVEEVAELTQPDRIHWVDGSEAENKKLTDELVEAGTLKRLNPETFPNSFAAFSDPADVARVEEQTFICSENERDAGFTNNWMAPAEMKQKLRGLFAGSMRGRTMYVIPFVMGHLDAEDPKFGVEITDSAYVVASMRIMARIGTDVLDRITQTDAFFVPALHSLGAPLEAGQADVAWPCNTDKWIVHFPEERSIWSFGSGYGGNALLGKKCYALRIASVMARDEGWLAEHMLILKLTSPEQKTYYISAAFPSACGKTNLALLDPTIKGWKVETLGDDITWMRFGKEGELRAVNPEAGLFGVAPGTGWGTNPNAMRAIAKGNSIFTNVALTDDGGVWWEGMTEETPAHLTDWRGESWTPDSDAPAAHPNSRFCTPIDQIDMLAEEYFSPEGVELSAILFGGRRKTTIPLVTEARNWSNGIFMGSTLSSETTAAAAGAVGVVRRDPMAMLPFIGYDAGDYLNHWVNLSAKANPERLPKIFLVNWFRRTAEGGFAWPGFGDNARVLKWAIERLEGKADAVETPIGFVPTGESIDLEGLDMTPAEVESAVRVDPAEWATELASIEEWFANFGESLPAALQSELDGLKTRLG, encoded by the coding sequence ATGGGCGATCTGGCGCGACTGCCGCTGCTTGAGAAGGCACCTACTACGCATGCACGCCTGCTGGCCTGGGTTGAGGAAGTTGCCGAGCTGACTCAGCCGGACCGCATCCACTGGGTTGATGGCAGCGAAGCAGAAAACAAGAAGCTCACCGACGAACTCGTCGAAGCCGGCACGCTGAAGCGACTGAACCCGGAAACGTTCCCGAATTCCTTCGCGGCGTTCTCCGACCCCGCAGACGTTGCCCGTGTGGAAGAGCAGACCTTCATCTGCTCCGAAAACGAGCGCGACGCAGGCTTCACCAACAACTGGATGGCCCCGGCCGAGATGAAGCAGAAGCTGCGCGGACTATTCGCCGGCTCCATGCGCGGCCGCACCATGTACGTCATTCCGTTCGTCATGGGCCACCTGGATGCCGAGGATCCCAAGTTTGGCGTCGAGATCACCGACTCCGCCTACGTTGTCGCCTCCATGCGCATCATGGCCCGCATCGGCACTGACGTCCTGGATCGCATCACGCAGACTGACGCTTTCTTCGTACCGGCCCTCCACTCACTGGGCGCACCTCTGGAAGCCGGCCAGGCCGACGTCGCATGGCCGTGCAACACCGACAAGTGGATTGTGCACTTCCCCGAAGAGCGCTCCATCTGGTCCTTCGGCTCCGGCTACGGCGGAAACGCCCTCCTTGGAAAGAAGTGCTACGCGCTGCGCATCGCTTCGGTGATGGCCCGTGACGAAGGCTGGCTGGCCGAGCACATGCTCATCCTCAAGCTGACCTCCCCCGAGCAGAAGACCTACTACATCTCCGCCGCTTTCCCGTCCGCTTGCGGCAAGACCAACCTCGCGTTGCTCGACCCCACCATCAAGGGCTGGAAGGTTGAGACCCTGGGTGATGACATCACCTGGATGCGCTTCGGCAAGGAAGGCGAGCTCCGCGCTGTCAACCCCGAGGCCGGCCTGTTCGGCGTCGCTCCCGGCACCGGCTGGGGCACCAACCCCAACGCCATGCGTGCCATCGCGAAGGGCAACAGCATCTTCACCAACGTCGCCCTGACCGACGACGGTGGCGTCTGGTGGGAAGGCATGACCGAGGAAACCCCGGCACACCTGACCGACTGGCGTGGCGAGTCCTGGACTCCGGACTCTGACGCCCCGGCCGCGCACCCGAACTCCCGCTTCTGCACGCCGATCGACCAGATCGACATGCTGGCCGAAGAGTACTTCAGCCCGGAAGGCGTGGAACTGTCCGCGATCCTGTTCGGCGGCCGCCGCAAGACCACCATCCCGCTGGTCACTGAGGCCCGCAACTGGTCCAACGGCATCTTCATGGGCTCCACGCTGTCTTCCGAAACCACGGCTGCTGCCGCCGGTGCCGTTGGCGTCGTCCGTCGCGACCCCATGGCCATGCTGCCGTTCATCGGCTACGACGCAGGTGACTACCTGAACCACTGGGTGAACCTGTCCGCCAAGGCCAACCCGGAGCGTCTGCCCAAGATCTTCCTGGTCAACTGGTTCCGTCGCACGGCTGAAGGCGGCTTCGCCTGGCCTGGCTTCGGCGACAACGCCCGTGTGCTCAAGTGGGCCATCGAGCGCCTCGAAGGCAAGGCCGACGCCGTGGAGACCCCGATCGGTTTTGTACCGACCGGCGAATCCATCGACCTCGAAGGCCTGGACATGACCCCGGCTGAGGTTGAGTCGGCTGTTCGCGTTGACCCGGCCGAGTGGGCAACCGAGCTGGCGTCCATCGAGGAATGGTTCGCCAACTTCGGCGAATCCCTCCCGGCGGCACTTCAGTCCGAGCTGGACGGTCTCAAGACCCGTCTGGGCTAG
- a CDS encoding putative flavohemoprotein (identified by match to protein family HMM PF00042; match to protein family HMM PF00175; match to protein family HMM PF00970) yields MLSEKSRPIVEATLPLVGSRISAITVDFYNRLFAAHPELLDGLFSRSNQRSGDQQRALAGSIAAFATHLINNPDTLPEKVLSRIAHKHASLGITEDQYGVVYEHLFAAIAADLAEVITPEIAEAWTEVYWLMADALIKLEKDLYASQANHRMWMPWRVVNKEPAGTDAMTFTLEPADDTPVTAAKPGQFVSVKVQLPDGLRQVRQYSLSGTAGSSRVFTTKLNDGGEVSTALHAGVEPGHILEISNPYGEITLREGAGPVILASAGIGCTPTASILRSLAATGTDRQVMVLHAEKTMENWALSDQMTADAAKIDAELQLWLESPQQGSKEGFMSLREVDMPADASLYLCGPLPFMKKIRDEAIDAGIPATRIHYEVFGPDVWLAN; encoded by the coding sequence ATGCTCTCGGAAAAGTCCCGCCCCATCGTCGAAGCCACCCTGCCTTTGGTTGGGTCACGGATCAGCGCGATCACCGTCGACTTCTACAATCGGCTCTTCGCCGCGCATCCTGAATTGCTCGATGGACTCTTCAGCCGTTCCAACCAACGCTCAGGAGATCAGCAGCGGGCACTCGCCGGGAGTATCGCGGCCTTCGCGACCCACCTGATCAACAACCCGGACACCCTCCCCGAAAAAGTACTCTCCCGCATTGCCCACAAGCACGCGTCCCTCGGGATCACGGAGGATCAGTACGGAGTGGTCTACGAGCATCTCTTCGCAGCCATCGCGGCGGACTTGGCCGAGGTCATCACTCCGGAGATCGCCGAAGCATGGACAGAGGTCTACTGGCTCATGGCAGATGCCCTGATCAAGCTTGAAAAGGACCTCTACGCATCCCAGGCAAACCACAGAATGTGGATGCCCTGGCGTGTGGTGAACAAGGAGCCGGCAGGCACGGATGCCATGACATTCACCTTGGAACCGGCGGACGACACCCCGGTAACGGCGGCAAAACCCGGTCAGTTCGTCAGCGTCAAGGTCCAACTTCCCGACGGACTGCGCCAGGTGCGCCAGTATTCGCTTTCCGGCACAGCAGGCAGCAGCCGCGTGTTCACCACCAAGCTCAACGACGGCGGCGAGGTGTCCACCGCCCTGCACGCCGGCGTCGAACCCGGCCACATCCTCGAGATCTCAAACCCCTACGGCGAAATCACCCTCAGGGAAGGCGCTGGTCCCGTCATCCTGGCATCCGCGGGTATCGGTTGCACTCCAACGGCGTCCATCCTGCGGTCGCTCGCGGCGACGGGCACCGATCGGCAGGTCATGGTTCTTCATGCCGAAAAGACCATGGAAAACTGGGCACTCAGTGACCAGATGACTGCAGACGCCGCCAAAATCGATGCCGAGCTGCAGTTATGGCTTGAAAGTCCCCAACAAGGTTCCAAGGAAGGCTTCATGTCGCTGCGCGAAGTCGACATGCCCGCAGATGCCTCGCTCTATCTGTGCGGCCCTCTCCCCTTCATGAAAAAGATCCGCGACGAAGCCATCGATGCCGGCATTCCGGCTACTCGCATCCACTACGAAGTCTTTGGTCCGGACGTGTGGCTCGCCAACTAA
- a CDS encoding putative transcriptional regulator (identified by match to protein family HMM PF02082) encodes MKINAFADVSLRAIMVLAAAPEGTLLTTQAVADAVGTPYNHVSKAMVRLRALGFIDVERGRLGGSRLNEAGRKATVGELLRHLDSRQDPAECQSPTKACPLINECGLRHAMNKAREAFYRELDTVVISSLPHARQMIPVFQSIGLKPEFRTPATLS; translated from the coding sequence ATGAAAATCAACGCCTTCGCAGATGTCAGTCTCCGCGCCATCATGGTGCTGGCCGCGGCTCCCGAAGGCACACTGCTGACAACACAAGCGGTGGCCGATGCTGTGGGGACGCCGTACAACCATGTCAGCAAGGCGATGGTCCGCCTGCGAGCCCTCGGATTCATCGACGTCGAACGCGGACGGCTTGGCGGTTCCCGGCTCAATGAAGCCGGAAGAAAGGCTACCGTTGGCGAGCTCCTGCGGCATCTCGACAGCCGGCAGGATCCAGCGGAGTGCCAATCGCCCACGAAGGCCTGCCCCCTCATCAATGAGTGCGGACTGCGTCACGCGATGAATAAGGCCAGGGAAGCTTTCTACCGCGAGCTCGATACCGTGGTGATCTCTTCCCTCCCCCATGCCCGCCAGATGATCCCGGTGTTCCAATCCATCGGGCTCAAGCCGGAGTTCAGGACCCCCGCCACGCTGTCGTAG
- a CDS encoding hypothetical protein (identified by Glimmer2; putative) codes for MSETASTDPPESVQDRELRETLGTALGTAQEHIQQNGGFFPFGVTLSNDGELRIVMIAPGEPDENGEVDAGQMLTDIHDLLRQGRDDFKAVAVVSDVNLPDHGSDGIHGAAEHRDGEVRAAIIPYTPTVDGFAFSAMEPDTHEPSIWVD; via the coding sequence ATGAGCGAAACCGCCTCCACCGATCCCCCCGAATCAGTCCAGGACCGCGAACTCCGCGAGACACTGGGCACTGCACTCGGGACCGCGCAGGAGCACATCCAGCAGAACGGCGGCTTCTTCCCGTTCGGAGTCACACTGTCCAACGATGGTGAACTACGGATAGTGATGATTGCCCCGGGCGAGCCGGACGAGAATGGCGAAGTGGATGCAGGACAGATGTTGACCGACATCCATGACCTGCTGCGCCAAGGCCGCGATGATTTTAAGGCTGTAGCAGTTGTGAGCGACGTCAATCTGCCGGACCATGGTTCTGACGGCATTCATGGTGCAGCCGAGCACAGGGATGGCGAAGTCCGTGCGGCCATTATTCCGTACACGCCCACAGTGGACGGATTCGCCTTTAGCGCCATGGAACCTGATACCCACGAACCATCCATCTGGGTGGACTAG
- the manB gene encoding phosphomannomutase (identified by match to protein family HMM PF00408; match to protein family HMM PF02878; match to protein family HMM PF02879; match to protein family HMM PF02880): MTIEQNKTFDLSASFKAYDVRGIVGESITAEIVEAVGAAFIDVLGLEGETVLVGGDMRPSSPEFSRAFANGAATRGANVQLLDLISTDELYYACGALNAAGATFTASHNPAAYNGIKMAKAGAQPISSESGLKEIQALAEQYLNTGTIPAAVTRGEIGVHDVLKDYSEYLRKLVDLSGSRPLKIVVDAGNGMAGLTTPAVLGDKLLPALPFEIIPLYFELDGSFPNHPANPLEPENLRDLQAAVIKHGADIGLAFDGDADRCFVIDEKGEPVSPSAITGMVARREIARAQAAGEETPVIIHNLLTSKAVPELVAKDGGRAVRTRVGHSFIKAVMAEEGAVFGGEHSAHFYFRDFWNADTGMLAAMHVLAALGEQDGPLSELGRQYEPYVSSGEINSEIEDKAGAVERVRVDFETEDIDIDHMDGSTFTAKDGSWWFNLRPSNTEPFLRLNAEAKDQATMEKIRDRVLALVRA; the protein is encoded by the coding sequence GTGACTATCGAGCAGAACAAGACATTCGACCTCTCGGCTTCCTTCAAGGCATACGACGTCCGGGGCATCGTGGGTGAATCCATCACGGCTGAAATCGTCGAGGCCGTAGGCGCTGCCTTCATCGATGTCTTGGGACTCGAGGGCGAAACGGTCCTTGTTGGCGGCGACATGCGTCCCTCATCGCCGGAGTTCAGCCGCGCCTTTGCCAACGGTGCAGCAACGCGCGGAGCGAACGTCCAACTGCTCGACCTGATCTCTACCGACGAGCTCTACTACGCATGTGGCGCCCTCAACGCTGCCGGTGCCACGTTCACGGCAAGCCATAATCCGGCCGCCTACAACGGCATCAAGATGGCAAAGGCCGGCGCCCAGCCCATCTCTTCCGAGAGTGGGCTCAAGGAAATCCAGGCCCTCGCTGAGCAGTACCTGAACACCGGCACCATCCCTGCGGCGGTCACTCGCGGCGAGATTGGCGTGCACGACGTCCTGAAGGACTACTCCGAATACTTGCGCAAACTGGTGGACCTGTCCGGGTCCCGCCCGCTGAAGATCGTGGTGGATGCAGGGAACGGCATGGCTGGTTTGACCACCCCGGCTGTCTTGGGCGACAAATTGCTCCCGGCTCTGCCCTTTGAAATCATCCCGCTCTACTTTGAACTGGACGGTTCATTTCCCAACCACCCGGCCAACCCTCTGGAGCCGGAAAACCTGCGCGACCTGCAGGCCGCTGTCATCAAGCACGGCGCCGACATTGGCCTCGCGTTCGACGGCGACGCGGACCGCTGCTTTGTCATCGACGAAAAGGGCGAGCCCGTTTCCCCGTCAGCGATCACGGGCATGGTGGCCCGGCGTGAGATCGCCCGGGCCCAGGCCGCAGGGGAAGAGACCCCCGTCATCATCCACAACCTCCTTACCTCCAAGGCCGTGCCAGAGCTCGTAGCCAAGGACGGCGGCCGTGCCGTACGTACCCGCGTAGGACACTCCTTCATCAAGGCTGTCATGGCGGAGGAAGGCGCCGTGTTCGGCGGGGAGCACTCCGCGCACTTCTATTTCCGGGATTTCTGGAACGCGGATACGGGCATGCTTGCCGCAATGCACGTCCTTGCCGCCTTGGGTGAGCAGGACGGACCTCTCTCGGAGCTGGGCCGCCAGTACGAGCCCTACGTCTCCTCCGGCGAGATCAACTCCGAAATCGAAGACAAGGCCGGCGCCGTCGAGCGCGTTCGCGTCGACTTCGAAACCGAAGACATCGACATCGACCACATGGACGGCAGCACGTTCACAGCAAAGGACGGTAGCTGGTGGTTCAACCTTCGCCCGTCCAACACTGAGCCCTTCCTTCGCCTGAATGCAGAAGCCAAGGACCAAGCCACCATGGAAAAGATCCGCGACCGCGTCCTGGCGCTGGTCCGGGCGTAG